In one Lolium rigidum isolate FL_2022 unplaced genomic scaffold, APGP_CSIRO_Lrig_0.1 contig_20309_1, whole genome shotgun sequence genomic region, the following are encoded:
- the LOC124680574 gene encoding 4-coumarate--CoA ligase-like 9: MTQPNLTYTPLILATHKNCVTTSNMPSSSSSRYSSSKPIVSTNSSKAASFQLTTTTSAGQQEASNRQQRSMGDAAIAVMEEEEEHIFRSRFPPVDVPDGITVPEFVLAGAEAYADKVALVEAAPGGRSYTYGEVARDVARFARALRSVGIRKGHVVVVVLPNLAVYPVVSLGVMAAGAIFSGVNPRSLAAEIRKQVEDSEARLVVANEVAYDKVKDVGVPVIGIGDQERMAGTIGWDELLAAADRTGPPMVPLEPVQQSDLCALPYSSGTTGVSKGVMLSHRNLVSNLCSSMFAVGPELLGQVVTLGLMPFFHIYGITGICCSTLRHKGTVVVMDRFDLRTFLGALVAHRVMFAPVVPPVMLAMVKNPIADEFDLSGLALKSVMTAAAPLAPDLLSAFQKKFPGVQVEEAYGLTEHSCITLTHAGDDPEKGHIAKKNSVGFILPNLEVKFVDPDTGRSLPKNTPGELCVRSQCVMQGYYRKKEETERTIDAKGWLHTGDVGYIDDDGDVFIVDRIKELIKYKGFQVAPAELEAILLSHPSVEDAAVFGLPDEEAGEVPASCVVRRWGAEESEADLMAYVASRVASYKRLRTLHLVDAIPKSVSGKILRRQLRDHFINITKQAA; this comes from the exons ATGACTCAACCAAACCTCACCTACACACCACTTATCTTGGCAACACACAAGAACTGTGTCACGACCTCGAACAtgccctcgtcttcttcttctcgctaCTCCTCCTCAAAACCCATCGTCTCTACAAATTCAAGCAAAGCCGCATCCTTCCAGCTCACTACCACCACCTCGGCCGGCCAGCAGGAAGCCTCCAACAGACAGCAGCGCAGCATGGGTGACGCGGCCATTGCCgtcatggaggaggaggaggagcacataTTCCGGAGCAGGTTTCCGCCGGTTGACGTGCCGGATGGCATCACCGTGCCGGAGTTCGTGCTGGCGGGCGCCGAGGCCTACGCCGACAAGGTGGCCCTCGTGGAGGCTGCGCCCGGTGGCCGGTCCTACACCTACGGCGAGGTGGCCCGGGACGTCGCGCGGTTCGCCAGGGCGCTGCGGTCCGTGGGCATCCGGAAGGGCCACGTCGTGGTGGTCGTGCTCCCGAACCTCGCCGTGTACCCCGTGGTGTCCCTCGGCGTGATGGCCGCCGGGGCGATCTTCTCCGGCGTGAACCCGCGCTCCCTCGCCGCCGAGATCAGGAAGCAGGTGGAGGACTCCGAGGCCAGGCTCGTGGTCGCGAACGAGGTCGCTTACGACAAGGTGAAGGACGTGGGCGTGCCGGTCATCGGTATCGGCGACCAGGAGCGCATGGCCGGCACGATCGGCTGGGAcgagctcctcgccgccgccgaccgcaCGGGCCCGCCGATGGTCCCGCTGGAGCCGGTGCAGCAGTCGGACCTGTGCGCTCTGCCGTACTCGTCCGGCACGACCGGGGTGTCCAAGGGCGTGATGCTGAGCCACCGGAACCTGGTCTCCAACCTGTGCTCGTCCATGTTCGCCGTCGGGCCGGAGCTGCTGGGGCAGGTGGTGACGCTGGGCCTCATGCCCTTCTTCCACATCTACGGCATCACCGGCATTTGCTGCTCGACGCTGCGGCACAAGGgcacggtggtggtgatggaCCGGTTCGACCTGCGCACGTTCCTGGGCGCGCTGGTGGCGCACCGCGTGATGTTCGCGCCCGTGGTGCCGCCGGTGATGCTGGCCATGGTGAAGAACCCCATCGCCGACGAGTTCGACCTGTCCGGGCTGGCCCTCAAGTCCGTGATGACCGCCGCGGCGCCGCTCGCGCCAGACCTCCTGTCGGCGTTCCAGAAAAAGTTCCCCGGCGTGCAGGTGGAGGAGGCGTACGGGCTGACGGAGCACAGCTGCATCACGCTCACGCACGCCGGAGACGACCCGGAGAAGGGCCACATCGCCAAGAAGAACTCGGTGGGGTTCATCCTGCCCAACCTGGAGGTGAAGTTCGTGGACCCGGACACGGGCCGGTCGCTGCCCAAGAACACGCCCGGGGAGCTCTGCGTCCGGAGCCAGTGCGTGATGCAGGGCTACtacaggaagaaggaggagacgGAGCGCACCATCGACGCCAAGGGCTGGCTGCACACCGGCGATGTCGGATAcatcgacgacgacggcgacgtcttcatcgtcgacaggatCAAGGAGCTTATCAAGTACAAGGGCTTTCAG GTTGCTCCTGCAGAGCTGGAGGCCATACtcctctcccatccttcggtcgaAGATGCGGCCGTCTTCGG GCTGCCGGACGAGgaggccggcgaggtgccggcgTCGTGCGTGGTGCGGCGGTGGGGCGCGGAGGAGAGCGAGGCGGACCTCATGGCGTACGTGGCGTCGCGGGTGGCATCTTACAAGAGGCTCCGGACGCTGCACCTCGTCGACGCCATCCCCAAGTCCGTCTCCGGGAAGATCCTGCGGAGGCAGCTCAGGGACCACTTCATCAACATCACCAAACAGGCAGCTTAA